CTTTTGAATTTGCAACATTTTCAATAATATTTTTATTCGAATACATTGCTGCACCTCCAGCCTGTTGTGCAAATGATGAAATCCCAAACATCAAAACCAAAATTATTACTATTGAATATTGTTTATTTCTCATAATTAATACTTTAAATTATAAACACATTTACGCTTATTTATTCATTTTGGTTTTAACCAATGAATAAATGATAAAATTGAACTATAAGATTCTTAAAAGCTACTGAATAAGAACATGTTTAATAACGAAATTATATTTGAAAAATTTTCAACCTAAATAATTATTTTATTATATAAAATTATTATTTTTAGAAATAAAACAAAATATTATGAAAAATTTACCTAAAAAAGTTAGAAGTAGAAAATTAAACTCCAGAGTTGATTTAACCGCAATGGTAAGTGTTTCATTTTTATTAATTATATTTTTTATGCTTGTTGGCGAGCTTTCTAAACCAAAAGCAATGGATTTGAGTCTGCCTTATGACCATACCTGTGGATGGCGTGGAGGCTGTGGAGAAAACCGCTCAGTTACAATTTTATTAGGAGAGAATAATCAATTAGTATCTTACACTGGTCTTTTAGAGGTTCCAATAGTTCCGCCTAAAGAAATGCAATATGGCAAAGACGGAATTCGTCAAGAACTCTTAAAAAGAAACAAAAGCATGTTAGAATATTCCGCTCAATTAGGTAAACCAGGAAGAGGAATTACAGTAATTATTAAACCAAGTAAGAAATCTAACTTCAAAAATTTAGTTGACATTTTAGACGAAATGGCAATCGCAAAAATCGATACTTATGCTATCATACCGGAGTTTACCCCAGAAGAAACCAAATTATTAGCCTCTAATTAAATATAAAATCTATGAAAAACCTGCCTCA
The sequence above is a segment of the Flavobacterium sp. genome. Coding sequences within it:
- a CDS encoding biopolymer transporter ExbD; this translates as MKNLPKKVRSRKLNSRVDLTAMVSVSFLLIIFFMLVGELSKPKAMDLSLPYDHTCGWRGGCGENRSVTILLGENNQLVSYTGLLEVPIVPPKEMQYGKDGIRQELLKRNKSMLEYSAQLGKPGRGITVIIKPSKKSNFKNLVDILDEMAIAKIDTYAIIPEFTPEETKLLASN